In a genomic window of Deinococcus radiotolerans:
- a CDS encoding CIS tube protein, with protein sequence MSDISGSGGQFIKAQIVPMEGDRKRTPIECMFNPREYAISRSVNWKTESNDNNDTGNKVYLGGSPAKLTLELFFDTYARRQSAGVVEDVRKYTAALWALSEMDTGGSQGGKGSIKKGKPTSVLFQWGQTWHFQAVITDIEQQFTLFMPDGTPVRSVMKTTFEQADHATSFEGKSGHSSYHISQGIRASAAQRGFVGDLRRTPFGKGQT encoded by the coding sequence ATGAGCGACATTTCAGGCAGCGGCGGGCAGTTCATCAAAGCGCAGATCGTACCCATGGAAGGCGACCGCAAACGCACGCCCATCGAGTGCATGTTCAACCCCCGCGAGTACGCCATCAGCCGCAGCGTGAACTGGAAGACCGAAAGCAACGACAACAACGACACCGGCAACAAGGTGTACCTCGGCGGCTCCCCCGCCAAACTCACGCTGGAACTGTTCTTCGACACGTACGCCCGCCGGCAGTCCGCCGGCGTGGTCGAGGACGTCCGCAAGTACACGGCCGCCCTGTGGGCCCTGAGCGAGATGGACACCGGCGGCAGCCAGGGCGGCAAGGGCAGCATCAAGAAAGGCAAACCCACCAGCGTGCTGTTCCAGTGGGGGCAGACCTGGCACTTCCAGGCGGTCATCACCGACATCGAGCAGCAGTTCACGCTGTTCATGCCGGACGGCACCCCGGTCCGCTCGGTCATGAAAACCACCTTCGAACAGGCCGACCACGCCACCTCCTTCGAGGGCAAGAGCGGCCACTCCAGCTACCACATCAGTCAGGGCATCCGCGCCTCGGCCGCGCAGCGCGGCTTCGTGGGTGACCTGCGCCGCACGCCCTTCGGGAAGGGGCAGACGTGA
- a CDS encoding VgrG-related protein, with translation MTRATRDALEGAVSTLYLNLDGRDMPPEQFRMIDEITVDSSLQLPDVASITLRDPEGELVDDTTYKLGARIKVIAQVKGNKETVFDGEIVEIEPRFTRGTQQLRLRAFDRLHRLSRGTHTKSYLNVSDMDLVKKIASEVGLTAKTGSASVVHPYVLQHNQSHLSFLRERAARLGYILYVDGTTLHCEPVRGQDPIVLTWGDNLSEFLPRLSSLNQTSASTVRSWDPKQKRAVTSEKQNGEGKAKVQESTRSEQVSQQAFSMKAPATSSALIVRDQGYADAIAQAQRNRVAEGLLEARGQAAGYPRLTAGTQLDIKNVGQRFSGSYVASSVRHVYRNGEGYSTEFAVTGSHPDSLAGMIRQVTGGAGSAGGAGGFTPAPGLMIGIVTNNDDPDNQGRVKLKLPALTEDDETDWARVVNLGGGPNRGSQHTPEVNDEVLVGFEHGDIHHPYVIGGLWNGTDTPPRPTAKVVKNGKVIQRVYRTRLGHEFIYDDPQDPDPPKITVQSSKGHAIELNDDKKKPFAEYRTKAGHRLTLMDDPKAPFVVLRDKNGNEVKLDSKSNTLTITSTGRLELKATRGIRIDGGGGNVDVKGVMINLN, from the coding sequence GTGACCCGCGCCACCCGCGACGCACTCGAAGGTGCCGTCAGCACCCTGTACCTGAACCTCGACGGGCGCGACATGCCCCCCGAACAGTTCCGCATGATCGACGAGATCACCGTCGACAGCAGCCTGCAACTGCCGGACGTGGCGTCCATCACCCTGCGCGACCCCGAGGGTGAACTCGTGGACGACACGACCTACAAGCTGGGCGCGCGCATCAAGGTGATCGCGCAGGTCAAAGGCAACAAGGAAACGGTGTTCGACGGGGAGATCGTGGAGATCGAACCCCGCTTCACGCGCGGCACGCAGCAGCTGCGTCTGCGGGCCTTCGACCGCCTGCACCGCCTCTCCCGCGGCACGCACACGAAATCCTACCTGAACGTCAGCGACATGGACCTCGTCAAGAAGATCGCGTCGGAAGTCGGCCTGACCGCCAAGACCGGCAGCGCCAGCGTCGTGCATCCCTACGTCCTGCAGCACAACCAGTCGCACCTGTCCTTCCTGCGTGAACGCGCCGCGCGCCTCGGGTACATCCTGTACGTGGACGGCACCACCCTGCACTGCGAACCCGTGCGCGGTCAGGACCCCATCGTGCTCACCTGGGGCGACAACCTCAGCGAATTCCTGCCCCGCCTGAGCAGCCTGAACCAGACGAGCGCCAGCACCGTCCGGTCCTGGGACCCCAAGCAGAAGCGCGCCGTGACCAGCGAAAAACAGAACGGCGAAGGCAAAGCCAAGGTTCAGGAAAGCACCCGCAGCGAGCAGGTCTCACAGCAGGCCTTCAGCATGAAAGCCCCGGCGACCAGCAGCGCCCTGATCGTCCGCGACCAGGGCTACGCGGACGCCATCGCGCAGGCCCAGCGCAACCGCGTTGCTGAAGGTCTGCTCGAGGCGCGCGGACAGGCCGCCGGGTACCCCCGCCTGACCGCCGGCACGCAACTGGACATCAAGAACGTCGGGCAGCGCTTCAGCGGCTCGTACGTCGCCAGCAGCGTCCGCCACGTCTACCGCAACGGCGAGGGCTACAGCACCGAGTTCGCCGTGACCGGCAGCCACCCCGACTCCCTGGCCGGCATGATCCGCCAGGTCACCGGCGGGGCGGGCAGCGCAGGCGGCGCGGGCGGCTTCACGCCCGCGCCGGGCCTGATGATCGGCATCGTCACCAACAACGACGACCCGGACAACCAGGGCCGCGTGAAACTGAAACTTCCCGCCCTGACCGAGGACGACGAGACCGACTGGGCGCGCGTCGTGAACCTCGGCGGCGGCCCGAACCGCGGCTCGCAGCACACCCCGGAAGTCAACGACGAGGTCCTCGTCGGCTTCGAACACGGCGACATCCACCACCCCTACGTGATCGGCGGCCTGTGGAACGGCACCGACACCCCACCCCGCCCCACCGCGAAAGTCGTGAAGAACGGCAAGGTCATTCAGCGCGTCTACCGCACCCGCCTGGGCCACGAATTCATCTACGACGACCCGCAGGACCCCGACCCGCCCAAGATCACCGTGCAGAGCAGCAAGGGCCACGCCATCGAACTCAACGACGACAAGAAAAAACCCTTCGCTGAGTACCGCACCAAGGCCGGGCACCGCCTTACTCTTATGGATGATCCCAAAGCGCCCTTCGTGGTCCTGCGCGACAAGAACGGCAACGAGGTCAAACTCGACAGCAAGAGCAACACCCTCACCATCACCAGCACCGGCCGCCTGGAACTCAAGGCCACCCGCGGCATCCGCATTGACGGCGGCGGCGGGAACGTCGACGTGAAAGGCGTCATGATCAACCTCAACTGA
- a CDS encoding ATP-binding protein: protein MGEVVHAVDVPRAQALQALCDQLSAQVLDVALNEQAEPDVRYVVALPDLTGTRLADVQARLDLTEFETGVLALALATELFPERMLAACAAALQMDSLYAAFLTPSLTRRWLLGDDWAEGAAFSAERPLVACGLIEFGASANASVLEALTPLRLGAGLLSDLRGLPGVPPDLRGVLRDLPPGGLLSDSQEAQREGLGKHLSRAGDERAALLFGTNVAGMQAVAAHLLGASASLLDLPLLAARPAEEQEGLLRALRRDTRLRGTRVAVDAATPLSDALPPEGLVDRVLDAAAGPVVILAADPLPLDSPRAVVSAEVGAPTPAEQRERWAQALGVNADQPLLRQLGDQFHLNLDRIDALARDARAALPGNASHAARLERAWEAARGANRRLMGSLAQRIETRAGWADLILPDAERLALEQIAAHVRHRSVVFEDLGLARPGRGRSITALFSGPSGTGKTLSAEVLARELNLDLYRVDLSSTVSKYIGETEKNLKKIFDAADQGGCVLLFDEADSVFGKRGEVRDSNDRYANTQVNYLLQRLETFNGLALLTTNLESSMDVAFMRRLQFVINFRAPQAAERERLWRGAFPAALDTSELDFGRLAQADVAGGNIRSVALNAVFLSVSRRQPLTQVLVEEALHLEFRKLGRLVLT from the coding sequence ATGGGAGAGGTGGTGCATGCGGTAGACGTACCCCGCGCGCAGGCGCTTCAGGCGCTGTGTGATCAGTTGAGCGCGCAGGTGCTGGACGTGGCGCTGAACGAGCAGGCGGAGCCGGACGTGCGGTACGTGGTGGCGCTGCCGGACCTGACGGGCACGCGGCTGGCGGACGTGCAGGCGCGACTGGACCTGACGGAGTTCGAGACGGGCGTGCTGGCGCTGGCGCTGGCGACTGAGCTGTTCCCGGAGCGGATGCTCGCGGCGTGCGCGGCGGCGCTGCAGATGGACAGTCTGTACGCGGCGTTCCTGACGCCGTCCCTGACGCGACGCTGGCTGCTGGGCGATGACTGGGCCGAGGGCGCGGCGTTCAGTGCCGAGCGGCCACTGGTGGCGTGTGGCCTGATCGAGTTTGGCGCGAGTGCGAACGCCAGTGTGCTGGAGGCCCTGACGCCCCTGCGGCTGGGGGCGGGGCTGCTGTCGGACCTGCGGGGCCTGCCGGGTGTACCGCCGGACCTGCGGGGCGTGCTGCGTGACCTGCCGCCCGGCGGCCTGCTGAGTGACTCGCAGGAGGCGCAGCGGGAGGGCCTGGGGAAGCACCTGAGCCGGGCAGGTGATGAGCGCGCTGCGCTGCTGTTCGGCACGAACGTGGCTGGCATGCAGGCGGTCGCGGCGCATCTGCTGGGCGCCAGCGCGAGCCTGCTGGACCTGCCGCTGCTGGCTGCCCGGCCCGCCGAGGAGCAGGAGGGTCTGCTGCGCGCCCTGCGGCGCGACACCCGCCTGCGGGGCACGCGCGTGGCGGTGGACGCGGCCACGCCCCTCTCGGACGCGTTGCCCCCCGAGGGGCTGGTGGACCGCGTGCTGGACGCCGCTGCTGGACCGGTGGTGATCCTGGCGGCTGATCCGCTGCCGCTTGATTCGCCGCGCGCGGTGGTGAGTGCCGAGGTGGGTGCGCCCACGCCCGCCGAGCAGCGGGAACGCTGGGCGCAGGCGCTGGGTGTGAATGCGGATCAGCCGCTGCTGCGGCAGCTGGGGGACCAGTTTCACCTGAACCTGGACCGGATTGACGCGTTGGCCCGCGACGCCCGCGCGGCCCTGCCGGGCAACGCGAGTCACGCGGCGCGCCTGGAGCGCGCCTGGGAGGCAGCGCGCGGCGCGAACCGCCGCCTGATGGGCAGCCTCGCGCAGCGCATCGAGACCCGCGCGGGCTGGGCGGACCTGATCCTCCCGGACGCGGAGCGCCTGGCGCTGGAACAGATTGCCGCGCACGTCCGGCACCGCTCGGTGGTGTTCGAGGACCTTGGGCTGGCCCGCCCGGGGCGGGGCCGCTCGATCACGGCGCTGTTCAGCGGGCCCAGCGGGACCGGGAAGACCCTGAGTGCCGAGGTCCTGGCGCGGGAACTGAATCTGGACCTGTACCGGGTGGACCTGAGCAGCACGGTCAGCAAGTACATCGGTGAGACCGAGAAGAACCTGAAGAAGATCTTCGACGCGGCGGATCAGGGTGGGTGCGTGCTGCTGTTCGACGAGGCGGACAGCGTGTTCGGCAAGCGCGGCGAGGTGCGCGACAGCAATGACCGCTACGCGAACACGCAGGTGAACTACCTGCTGCAACGCCTGGAGACCTTCAACGGGCTGGCGCTGCTGACCACGAACCTGGAAAGCAGTATGGACGTGGCGTTCATGCGCCGCCTGCAGTTCGTGATCAACTTCCGCGCGCCTCAGGCGGCGGAACGTGAGCGGCTGTGGCGGGGCGCGTTCCCGGCGGCCCTGGACACCAGCGAGCTGGATTTCGGGCGGCTGGCGCAGGCGGACGTGGCGGGCGGGAATATCCGCTCGGTGGCGCTGAACGCGGTCTTTCTGAGCGTCTCTCGCCGGCAGCCGCTCACGCAGGTGCTGGTGGAGGAGGCGCTGCACCTGGAGTTCCGGAAGCTGGGGCGCCTGGTCCTGACCTGA
- a CDS encoding metal-sensitive transcriptional regulator, whose product MAQAACHTEPQHLCMPEEARKRAARRLSIARGHLDSIVRMLDDPNAYCVDVLRQIKAVQGALSGAGEVVLRGHLQAHVATAAQRGDSDEIIEELMEALKYT is encoded by the coding sequence ATGGCGCAGGCCGCCTGCCACACGGAACCCCAGCACCTGTGCATGCCCGAGGAGGCCCGCAAGCGCGCCGCCCGGCGCCTGAGCATCGCCCGCGGTCACCTCGACAGCATCGTGCGCATGCTGGACGACCCCAACGCCTACTGCGTGGACGTCCTGCGGCAGATTAAGGCGGTGCAGGGCGCCCTGAGCGGCGCCGGGGAAGTCGTGCTGCGCGGCCACCTGCAGGCCCACGTCGCCACGGCTGCGCAGCGGGGCGACAGTGACGAGATCATCGAGGAGCTGATGGAAGCCCTCAAGTACACCTGA
- a CDS encoding CopZ family metallochaperone → MTTELNITGMTCGHCEKAVRDALQHVPGVESVQVDRAAGQASVTGNADVQALIHAVTEEGYAAQVRS, encoded by the coding sequence ATGACCACTGAACTGAATATCACCGGCATGACCTGCGGCCACTGCGAGAAAGCGGTGCGTGACGCCCTGCAACACGTTCCTGGTGTTGAGTCCGTCCAGGTGGACCGCGCCGCCGGTCAGGCCAGCGTCACCGGGAACGCCGACGTGCAGGCCCTGATCCACGCCGTGACCGAGGAAGGCTACGCCGCGCAGGTCCGCAGCTGA
- the ilvD gene encoding dihydroxy-acid dehydratase: MPTYRSRTTTEGRNMAGARALWRATGMQEGDFQKPIIAVVNSFTQFVPGHVHLKDLGQLVAREIEAAGGVAKEFNTIAVDDGIAMGHDGMLYSLPSRELIADSVEYMVNAHCADAMVCISNCDKITPGMLMAALRLNIPVVFVSGGPMEAGKILLKDTLHSLDLVDAMVMAADDSVSDEEVLSVERSACPTCGSCSGMFTANSMNCLTEALGLSLPGNGSVLATHADRQALFKRAGHVIVELAKRYYEGDDESALPRNIATFQAFENAMTLDIAMGGSTNTVLHLLAAAHEAGIDFTMQDIDRLSRRVPVLCKVAPAKNDVHMEDVHRAGGIMGILGQLDDAGLLNRDVHSVHASSLTDALNRWDVKRTGDEATHTFYRAAPGGVPTQLAFSQARRYTALDLDREKGVIRSAEHAFSQDGGLAVLYGNLAEDGCIVKTAGVDESILKFTGTARVFESQDAAVDAILEGTVQAGEVVLIRYEGPKGGPGMQEMLYPTSYLKSKGLGKACALVTDGRFSGGSSGLSIGHVSPEAAEGGTIGLVQTGDIIEIDIPERRIHLAVDDAELAARRQRQQELGWHPAEARPRKITGALRAYASMTTSAARGAVRSI, translated from the coding sequence ATGCCTACGTACCGATCCCGCACCACCACCGAGGGCCGCAACATGGCCGGAGCCCGCGCGCTGTGGCGCGCCACCGGCATGCAGGAAGGCGACTTCCAGAAGCCGATCATCGCGGTCGTCAACTCGTTCACGCAGTTCGTGCCCGGCCACGTGCACCTCAAGGACCTCGGGCAGCTCGTCGCGCGCGAGATCGAAGCGGCGGGCGGCGTTGCCAAGGAGTTCAACACGATCGCCGTGGACGACGGGATCGCCATGGGCCACGACGGCATGCTGTACTCGCTGCCCAGCCGGGAACTGATCGCCGACAGCGTCGAGTACATGGTGAACGCCCACTGCGCCGACGCGATGGTCTGCATCAGCAACTGCGACAAGATCACCCCCGGCATGCTGATGGCCGCGCTGCGCCTGAACATCCCCGTGGTGTTCGTGTCCGGCGGACCCATGGAAGCCGGGAAGATCCTCCTGAAAGACACCCTGCACTCGTTGGATCTCGTGGACGCGATGGTCATGGCCGCCGATGACAGCGTCAGTGACGAGGAGGTCCTGAGCGTCGAGCGCAGCGCCTGCCCCACCTGCGGGTCCTGCTCGGGGATGTTCACCGCCAACAGCATGAACTGCCTGACCGAGGCGCTGGGCCTGTCCCTGCCCGGGAACGGCTCGGTGCTCGCCACGCACGCTGACCGTCAGGCGCTGTTCAAACGCGCCGGGCACGTGATCGTCGAACTGGCCAAGCGCTACTACGAGGGCGACGACGAGTCCGCGCTGCCCCGCAACATCGCCACCTTCCAGGCGTTCGAGAACGCCATGACGCTGGACATCGCCATGGGCGGCAGCACGAACACCGTGCTGCACCTGCTGGCCGCCGCGCACGAGGCGGGCATAGACTTCACCATGCAAGACATCGACCGGCTGTCGCGCCGCGTGCCGGTGCTGTGCAAGGTCGCGCCCGCGAAGAACGACGTGCACATGGAGGACGTGCACCGCGCCGGGGGCATCATGGGCATCCTGGGTCAGCTGGACGACGCGGGCCTCCTGAACCGCGACGTGCACAGCGTCCACGCGTCCAGCCTCACGGACGCCCTGAACCGCTGGGATGTCAAGCGCACCGGGGACGAGGCCACCCACACCTTCTACCGCGCCGCGCCCGGCGGGGTCCCCACCCAGTTGGCGTTCTCGCAGGCCCGCCGTTACACCGCCCTGGACCTTGACCGCGAGAAGGGCGTGATCCGCAGCGCCGAGCACGCCTTCTCGCAGGACGGCGGCCTGGCCGTGCTGTACGGCAACCTCGCCGAGGACGGCTGCATCGTCAAGACCGCCGGGGTGGACGAGAGCATCCTGAAGTTCACCGGCACCGCCCGTGTGTTCGAGTCGCAGGACGCCGCCGTGGACGCCATTCTGGAGGGGACCGTGCAGGCGGGGGAGGTCGTGCTGATCCGCTACGAGGGTCCCAAGGGTGGCCCGGGCATGCAGGAGATGCTGTACCCCACCAGTTACCTGAAATCCAAGGGGCTGGGCAAGGCCTGCGCGCTCGTCACGGACGGCCGCTTCAGTGGCGGCTCGTCGGGCCTGTCCATCGGGCACGTGTCCCCCGAGGCGGCCGAGGGCGGCACCATCGGCCTGGTGCAGACCGGGGACATCATCGAGATTGACATTCCCGAGCGCCGCATTCACCTCGCGGTGGACGACGCGGAACTCGCCGCGCGGCGCCAGCGGCAGCAGGAACTGGGCTGGCACCCGGCCGAGGCGCGTCCGCGCAAGATCACGGGGGCGCTGCGCGCCTACGCCAGCATGACCACCAGCGCCGCCCGCGGCGCCGTGCGCAGCATCTAA
- a CDS encoding extracellular solute-binding protein → MKRTVIAVTALLLAGTSLAQTKTLTIYSGRAKTFVDPVVQQFERQTGIKVNVRYGTDAQLVAALREEGSRSPADVYWGNSVGALGELAEEGKFTKLGAALTRNVSDDYLPDSRTWLPTTVRFRTLAYNTSKIKPESLPDSIMDLPKMTSLRGRIGWTVSYPSFQDFLGVMIAQQGEQKTRAWIEGMKALQPKDYKTSNVGMLEAMRAGEIDVALTNHYYIQRVNRLSYPIDTYFFKNGDIGNLGNATGAGILKTSRNQANAARFLSALVAKDAQTFFLSVNFEYPVIGNILQPTTMLPYADVIKRSPKVDPTVMPKNIEKAQKLLRDAGLL, encoded by the coding sequence ATGAAACGAACTGTGATAGCCGTCACCGCCCTGCTGCTCGCCGGCACCAGCCTCGCGCAGACCAAGACCCTGACCATCTACTCCGGTCGCGCCAAGACCTTCGTGGACCCGGTCGTGCAGCAGTTCGAACGCCAGACCGGCATCAAGGTGAACGTCCGCTACGGCACCGACGCGCAGCTCGTCGCCGCCCTGCGCGAGGAAGGCAGCCGCAGCCCCGCCGATGTGTACTGGGGCAACTCGGTGGGCGCGCTGGGCGAACTGGCCGAGGAAGGCAAGTTCACCAAGCTGGGCGCCGCCCTGACCCGCAACGTCAGCGACGACTACCTGCCCGACAGCCGCACCTGGCTGCCCACCACCGTCCGCTTCCGCACGCTGGCGTACAACACCAGCAAGATCAAGCCCGAATCGCTGCCCGACTCGATCATGGACCTGCCCAAGATGACCAGCTTGAGGGGCCGCATCGGCTGGACCGTCAGCTACCCCAGCTTCCAGGACTTCCTGGGCGTGATGATCGCGCAGCAGGGCGAGCAGAAGACCCGCGCCTGGATCGAGGGCATGAAGGCCCTGCAACCCAAGGACTACAAGACCAGCAACGTCGGCATGCTCGAGGCCATGCGCGCCGGTGAGATCGACGTCGCGCTGACTAACCACTACTACATCCAGCGCGTGAACCGCCTGAGCTACCCGATCGACACGTACTTCTTCAAGAACGGCGACATCGGCAACCTGGGCAACGCCACGGGCGCCGGCATCCTGAAGACCAGCAGGAACCAGGCGAACGCCGCGCGCTTCCTGAGCGCCCTGGTCGCCAAGGACGCCCAGACGTTCTTCCTGAGCGTGAACTTCGAGTACCCCGTGATCGGCAACATCCTGCAGCCCACGACCATGCTGCCCTACGCAGACGTGATCAAGCGCAGCCCGAAGGTCGACCCCACGGTCATGCCGAAGAACATCGAGAAGGCGCAGAAGCTCCTGCGTGACGCCGGTCTGCTGTAA
- a CDS encoding ABC transporter permease → MTRRRPPLALLLPALLTVAGVLLPLVYLLIRALGAEGTELREIVFRARNLELLANTLLLTASTLITTTLVALPLAYLAARTDLRPRRALMLAGVLPLAIPGYVGAYAMIAASGPGGTIEALTGLNWPGPTGFMGALGILTLFTFPYLFLNLHAALRAQDPALEDAARLLGRTPTQTFREVTLPYLRPAWLSGALLIALHVLGDFSVVSLMRYPTFSAAIYQQYTAAYDRVYSAWLALGLLLVTGAALLLEARLMRGLHLARVSPGGAREVRTTRLGRARPLAWAFVAALVGAALIVPLGTIGYWLRLEQNPFAWASLWDALKSALGAAAIAAVTTTALAFPLAYIGSRAQGALARFTERAAYLGYATPPLAFALALVFFSLKVAPPLYQTFPLLILAYTLHFVAEAVGPIRTSLSSATPRLEEAARLLGQTSRGALTRVTLPLIRPGLLVSAAFVFLSVLKELPLTLLLAPIGFETLARNVWAYTEEAQYAAAAPYALALALSGAVLTLLILRRERRPVPRPPRPPKEQA, encoded by the coding sequence ATGACCCGACGACGCCCGCCCCTCGCCCTGCTGCTGCCCGCCCTGCTGACCGTGGCGGGCGTCCTGCTGCCCCTGGTGTACCTGCTGATCCGCGCACTGGGCGCCGAGGGCACCGAACTGCGCGAGATCGTGTTCCGCGCCCGCAACCTGGAGCTCCTCGCCAACACCCTGCTGCTGACGGCCAGCACGCTGATCACGACCACGCTGGTCGCGCTGCCGCTGGCGTACCTCGCGGCGCGCACCGACCTGCGCCCCCGCCGCGCGCTGATGCTCGCCGGCGTACTGCCCCTGGCGATTCCCGGGTACGTGGGCGCGTACGCCATGATCGCCGCGAGCGGCCCCGGCGGCACCATCGAGGCCCTGACCGGCCTCAACTGGCCCGGCCCGACCGGCTTTATGGGCGCGCTGGGCATCCTGACGCTGTTCACGTTCCCCTACCTGTTCCTGAACCTGCACGCCGCGCTGCGCGCCCAGGACCCCGCCCTGGAGGACGCCGCCCGCCTGCTGGGCCGCACGCCCACGCAGACGTTCCGCGAGGTGACCCTCCCGTACCTGCGCCCCGCGTGGCTGTCCGGCGCGCTGCTGATCGCCCTGCACGTCCTGGGGGACTTCAGCGTGGTCAGCCTGATGCGCTACCCCACCTTCAGCGCGGCGATCTACCAGCAGTACACCGCCGCGTACGACCGGGTGTACTCCGCGTGGCTGGCGCTGGGCCTGCTGCTCGTGACCGGCGCGGCCCTGCTGCTTGAGGCGCGGCTGATGCGCGGCCTGCACCTCGCCCGGGTCAGTCCCGGCGGGGCGCGCGAGGTCCGCACCACCCGCCTGGGCCGCGCCCGACCCCTGGCGTGGGCGTTCGTGGCGGCCCTGGTCGGCGCGGCGCTGATCGTCCCGCTGGGCACCATCGGGTACTGGCTGCGCCTGGAACAGAACCCCTTCGCGTGGGCCAGCCTGTGGGACGCGCTGAAGAGCGCGCTGGGCGCCGCCGCTATCGCCGCCGTGACCACCACCGCGCTGGCGTTCCCGCTGGCGTACATCGGCAGCCGCGCGCAGGGCGCCCTGGCGCGCTTCACGGAACGCGCCGCGTACCTCGGGTACGCCACGCCGCCTCTGGCGTTCGCGCTGGCGCTGGTGTTCTTCAGCCTGAAAGTCGCTCCGCCGCTGTACCAGACCTTCCCCCTGCTGATCCTCGCGTACACCTTGCACTTCGTCGCCGAGGCCGTCGGGCCGATCCGCACCAGCTTAAGCAGCGCCACGCCCCGCTTGGAGGAAGCCGCGCGGCTCCTCGGGCAGACCAGCCGGGGCGCGCTGACCCGCGTCACGCTGCCCCTGATCCGCCCCGGGCTGCTCGTCAGCGCCGCGTTCGTGTTCCTGAGCGTCCTGAAGGAACTCCCGCTGACGCTGCTGCTGGCCCCCATTGGCTTCGAGACGCTGGCCCGCAACGTCTGGGCGTACACCGAGGAAGCGCAGTACGCCGCCGCCGCCCCTTACGCCCTGGCCCTGGCCCTGAGCGGCGCGGTCCTGACCCTGCTCATCCTGCGCCGCGAACGCCGCCCCGTCCCCAGACCACCCCGCCCCCCCAAGGAACAGGCATGA
- a CDS encoding ABC transporter ATP-binding protein, with amino-acid sequence MTPILQLDHLGKRYAPGHPPVVNDLNLSVSAGELLTLLGPSGCGKTTTLRLIAGLEQPDRGDVLIGGRNVTTPFAPPERRGVGLVFQDYALFPHLSVLGNVLFGLSHLPRAQRLPRARETLALVGLTVFESRRPHELSGGQQQRVALARALAPRPTLLLLDEPFSNLDAQLRHATRQEIRSILRAAGTTAILVTHDQEEALAFSDRIVLMRAGQAEQIGTPHDVYTQPRTAFVANFLGRSNLLSGTADRHMARTALGILPLQEPRSGPVLVSVRPEHLRFTDDPAAPEVTIQAREFKGHDVTYTVTLDGHTQDLLVHAHSDDLRPEGSRARLSVTHPARPVQ; translated from the coding sequence ATGACCCCGATCCTCCAGCTCGACCACCTCGGCAAACGCTACGCCCCCGGCCACCCGCCGGTCGTGAACGACCTGAACCTCAGCGTCAGCGCCGGGGAACTCCTGACCCTGCTGGGCCCCTCCGGCTGCGGCAAGACCACCACCCTGCGCCTCATCGCGGGCCTCGAACAGCCCGACCGCGGCGACGTGCTCATCGGGGGGCGCAACGTGACCACCCCCTTCGCGCCCCCCGAACGGCGCGGCGTGGGCCTCGTCTTTCAGGACTACGCCCTGTTCCCGCACCTGAGCGTCCTGGGAAACGTCCTGTTCGGCCTCTCGCACCTGCCCCGCGCGCAGCGCCTCCCGCGCGCCCGCGAGACCCTGGCCCTGGTCGGCCTGACCGTCTTCGAGAGCCGCCGCCCGCACGAACTGAGCGGCGGGCAGCAGCAGCGCGTCGCGCTGGCCCGCGCGCTCGCGCCGCGCCCCACCCTGCTGCTGCTGGACGAACCGTTCAGCAACCTCGACGCGCAGCTCCGGCACGCCACCCGCCAGGAGATCCGCAGCATCCTGCGCGCGGCGGGCACCACCGCCATCCTCGTCACGCACGACCAGGAAGAGGCGCTGGCGTTCAGCGACCGCATCGTCCTGATGCGCGCCGGGCAGGCCGAACAGATCGGCACCCCGCACGACGTGTACACGCAGCCGCGCACCGCGTTCGTCGCGAACTTCCTGGGCCGCAGCAACCTGCTGTCCGGCACCGCCGACCGCCACATGGCCCGCACTGCGCTGGGCATCCTCCCGCTTCAGGAACCCCGCAGCGGCCCGGTGCTGGTCAGCGTGCGCCCCGAACACCTGCGCTTCACCGACGACCCCGCCGCGCCCGAGGTCACCATCCAGGCCCGCGAGTTCAAAGGCCACGACGTCACGTACACCGTCACGCTGGACGGGCACACCCAGGACCTCCTCGTGCACGCCCACAGCGACGACCTGCGCCCCGAAGGCAGCCGCGCCCGCCTGAGCGTCACGCACCCCGCCCGGCCCGTGCAGTGA